The Amphiprion ocellaris isolate individual 3 ecotype Okinawa chromosome 6, ASM2253959v1, whole genome shotgun sequence genome contains a region encoding:
- the LOC111567175 gene encoding citron Rho-interacting kinase isoform X6: MSQVEQEISLVQRKMSDLESVLQQKDIELKASETQRTILEQDLATYITECSSLKRSLEQARMEVTQEDDKALQLLHDIREQSNKLQEIKEQEYHAQLEEMRVSIRQLEEDLSAARRRSDLYEAELKESRQASEELKRKAADYQHRVQKAKEQGKAEAEDTITKLEKANVEQQTKIQDLQEKLAKALKGSAEATDLLQTMKVAKERMERDLERLQNKEDSSDSLRRRLRETEDGRKTLENQVKRLEIVERRETKLKDEIQSKAQQIQQMADKILELEENLRETQATAQRLETHLKQKEKLYEDKIKVLEAQMKADMADKEMLESSQSKYEEEVREKCSIISEQKATINAMDSKMNSLEQRLAELSEANKLAANSSIYTQKNMKAQEEMISELRQQKFYLESQAGKLEAQNAKLEEHLEKMSQQEQSNKSRVMELETRLREIGLENEEQKLEIKRQVTELTLSLQERESQISNLQAARRALESQLQQAKTELEETTAEAEEEITVLRSHRDEIQRKFDALRDSCAVITDLEEQLTALTQENAELNRQNFYLSKQLDEASDEREDRLHLSQDVDRLRREVADREMHLNNQKQNLETLKTTCTMLEEQVLELETLNDELLEKERQWDAWRATLEDEKNLAERRTREIQRLLDTEKQNRLRAEQRSSESRQAVEQAVKEHKAEILALQQALKDQKLKAESLADTLNDLEKKHAMLEMNARSLQQKLESERDLKQRLLEEQEKLQQQMDAQKTHIFRLTQGLQDALDQTDLLKTERTDLEYQLENIQLHLQAVYSHEKVKMEGTITQQTKLIDFLQAQAHGGSKKKKGLFGRRREDLLAAMAAQAQAQGQSQSQGQVSPVPPIQPVPLQYSDMKAALDKERARCSELEDALQKMRAELRSLREEALQYKDHGSSTNPAIARQQIIMSAMVKSPEHQQGPTSLAPSNSGRRKDTPTPEERRRVTFEKYSRRLKDSQRDRERERERVAHHNTAHRFTVGLNMRAAKCTVCLDTVHFGRQAATCLECHALCHPKCSPCLPATCGMSSDCSLHLSEGLCRDKGSSPGQQLKEAGGHMHLEGWMKQPRNGKRGQGWERKYVVLDGTKVSIYEIEPREDSVKPLEEFDLCLSDGEVMVHGAVGASELPNTAKSDVPYVLKLESRCHTPCWPGQSIYFMAPSFPDKQRWVAVMESVVAGGRASREKAEADAKLLGNSLLKLEGDDRLDINCTLPLTDQIVLVGSEEGLYALNVIKNSLTHIPGLGSVFQIHIIKEQEKLLMIVGDERALCLVEIKRVKQSLAQSHMPSQSELAPYIFETVKGCHLFAAGRIDNGPCICAAMPNKITILRYNDNLNKYCIRKEIETLEPCSCIHLTSYSIIIGTNKFYEIEMKQFVLEEFLDKNDVSLASAVFAVSSHSFPIAIMQVASSMQKEEYLLCFHEFGVFVDTYGRRSRTEEIKWSRLPLSFAYREPYLFVTYFNSLDVIEVQGHAALGPTVLAHLDIPNPRYLGPAISSGAIYLASSYQNKLRVICCKGSLIRESGELQRTGSSRGSPSKRGPPTYTEHISKRLTSGPGSHDGLHREPSTPHRYREGRTEFRRDKSPARPLDREKSPGRVLDSRRERSPGRFGDSTRLHAGSVRTQLAPVNKVWDQSSV, translated from the exons GAATATCATGCCCAGCTGGAGGAGATGCGAGTTTCCATTCGACAACTAGAGGAGGACTTGTCTGCTGCCCGTCGCCGTAGCGACTTATATGAGGCTGAGCTAAAAGAGTCTCGACAGGCCAGCGAGGAACTGAAGAGGAAGGCTGCAGACTACCAGCATAGGGTGCAGAAG GCAAAAGAGCAGGGCAAAGCAGAAGCAGAGGATACAATCACCAAATTGGAGAAG GCTAATGTTGAGCAGCAGACAAAAATCCAGGATCTTCAAGAGAAGCTTGCCAAG GCGTTAAAGGGCAGTGCAGAGGCTACAGACCTCCTTCAGACGATGAAAGTGGCCAAAGAGCGAATGGAACGAGACCTAGAGAGGCTTCAGAACAAGGAAGACTCCAGTGACAGCCTGCGCAGACGACTCCGTGAGACTGAG GATGGAAGGAAGACTCTTGAGAACCAGGTGAAAAGGTTGGAGATTGTGGAACGCCGGGAGACGAAACTGAAGGATGAGATCCAGAGCAAGGCCCAGCAGATTCAGCAGATGGCAGATAAGATTCTG gAGCTGGAGGAGAATCTGCGAGAGACCCAAGCTACTGCCCAGCGTTTAGAGACTCATCttaaacagaaggaaaaactCTATGAAGACAAGATAAAG GTGCTGGAGGCCCAGATGAAGGCGGACATGGCTGATAAGGAGATGTTGGAGTCCAGTCAGAGCAAATATGAAGAGGAGGTGCGGGAGAAGTGCAGCATCATCAGTGAACAGAAGGCG ACCATAAATGCTATGGACTCAAAGATGAACAGCCTGGAACAGAGACTTGCTGAGCTGTCAGAGGCCAATAAATTGGCAGCCAACAGCAGCATCTACACCCAGAAAAACAT GAAAGCCCAGGAGGAGATGATCTCAGAGCTTCGCCAGCAGAAGTTCTACCTGGAGTCTCAGGCTGGGAAGCTGGAGGCCCAGAATGCTAAACTGGAGGAGCATCTAGAGAAAATGAGTCAGCAAGAGCAAAGCAATAAGAGCCGCGTGATGGAGCTGGAAACTCGGCTCAGAGAG ATTGGGCTGGAGAATGAGGAACAAAAGCTGGAGATTAAACGTCAGGTGACAGAGCTGACTCTTTCACTGCAAGAACGTGAATCTCAGATCAGCAACCTGCAGGCAGCTCGCCGTGCTCTGGAGAGCCAACTGCAGCAGGCCAAGACTGAGCTGGAAGAGACCACTGCAGAGGCTGAGGAGGAGATCACTGTGCTCaga TCACACAGAGATGAGATACAACGTAAATTTGATGCCTTGAGAGACAGCTGTGCG GTGATCACAGACCTAGAAGAGCAGCTGACTGCACTGACTCAGGAGAATGCAGAGCTGAACCGCCAGAACTTCTACTTGTCCAAGCAGCTGGATGAGGCCTCTGATGAGAGAGAAGATCGACTGCACCTCAGCCAGGATGTGGATAGGCTTCGTCGGGAGGTGGCTGACCGTGAAATGCACCTTAACAACCAGAAACAG AACCTTGAGACACTGAAGACCACATGCACAATGCTGGAGGAACAAGTTCTGGAGCTGGAGACCCTAAATGATGAACTTTTGGAGAAGGAGAGACAGTGGGATGCCTGGAGGGCAACACTGGAGGACGAAAAGAACCTGGCAGAGAGGAGGACCAGGGAGATCCAGAGACTGCTGGACACTGAGAAACAGAACAG GCTTCGTGCAGAGCAGCGTAGCTCTGAGTCTCGCCAGGCGGTGGAACAGGCGGTTAAGGAGCACAAAGCTGAGATCCTGGCCCTGCAGCAGGCCCTAAAAGACCAGAAACTTAAAGCTGAGAGCCTTGCAGACACT TTGAATGACCTGGAGAAGAAGCATGCCATGTTGGAGATGAATGCCCGCAGTTTGCAGCAAAAACTGGAGAGTGAGAGGGACCTGAAGCAGAGACTGCTGGAAGAG CaagagaagctgcagcagcagatggatgCCCAGAAGACACATATATTCCGTCTGACCCAGGGGCTGCAGGACGCTTTGGACCAGACTGACCTTCTGAAAACTGAGAGGACTGATCTGGAATATCAGCTGGAGAACATCCAG CTCCACCTGCAGGCTGTATACTCTCATGAGAAGGTGAAAATGGAGGGGACCATCACCCAGCAGACCAAGCTCATAGATTTCCTCCAGGCCCAGGCCCATGGTGGCTCCAAGAAGAAAAAG GGTCTATTTGGACGCCGGCGTGAGGACCTGTTGGCTGCCATGGCTGCTCAGGCCCAGGCTCAGGGTCAGAGTCAGAGTCAAGGCCAGGTTTCCCCTGTGCCTCCCATCCAGCCAGTGCCTCTGCAGTACAGCGACATGAAGGCTGCTCTGGACAAGGAGCGTGCTCGTTGCTCTGAGTTGGAAGATGCTCTGCAGAAAATGAGAGCAGAGCTGCGGTCTCTGAGAGAAGAAG CTCTCCAGTATAAGGATCATGGAAGTTCTACAAATCCAGCCATAGCACGGCAGCAGATAATTATGTCTGCCATGGTGAAGTCTCCTGAACACCAGCAGGGCCCAACCAGCCTGGCACCCTCCAACTCTGGACGCAGGAAGGATACTCCAACACCTGAGG AGAGAAGGAGGGTCACTTTTGAAA AGTACAGCCGTCGTCTGAAGGAcagtcagagagacagagagagggagagagagagggtggcGCACCACAACACCGCTCACCGCTTCACAGTGGGACTCAACATGAGAGCTGCCAAGTGTACTGTGTGCCTGGATACTGTGCACTTTGGTCGCCAAGCAGCTACCTGTCTCG AATGTCACGCTTTGTGCCACCCAAAATGCTCCCCCTGCCTTCCAGCCACATGCGGCATGTCCAGTGATTGCTCTCTGCATCTGTCGGAGGGCCTGTGTCGAGACAAAGGCAGCTCTCCGGGCCAACAGCTCAAAGAGGCCGGTGGACACATGCACCTGGAGGGCTGGATGAAGCAGCCCAG GAATGGGAAACGAGGCCAGGGCTGGGAGAGAAAATATGTAGTTCTGGATGGGACTAAAGTGTCCATCTATGAAATAGAGCCCAGAGAAG ACTCAGTGAAACCACTAGAGGAGTTTGACCTGTGTCTGTCAGATGGAGAAGTGATGGTTCATGGAGCAGTAGGAGCATCTGAGCTGCCGAACACTGCCAAGTCAG ATGTCCCTTACGTCCTGAAGCTGGAGTCCCGTTGTCACACCCCCTGCTGGCCTGGCCAGTCTATTTACTTCATGGCTCCCAGTTTCCCAGACAAACAGCGCTGGGTAGCTGTGATGGAGTCTGTGGTGGCTGGAGGTCGAGCCTCACGGGAGAAGGCAGAGGCTGACGCA AAGTTGCTGGGAAACTCTCTCCTGAAGCTGGAGGGAGACGATAGACTGGATATTAATTGCACTCTTCCTCTCACAGATCAG ATTGTTCTGGTGGGCTCTGAAGAGGGACTGTACGCACTCAATGTTATCAAGAACTCTCTGACTCACATCCCTGGCCTCGGGTCAGTCTTTCAGATCCACATCATTAAAGAGCAGGAGAAACTGTTGATGATTGTTG GGGATGAGAGAGCATTGTGTCTGGTGGAGATTAAGAGGGTGAAGCAGTCTCTGGCTCAGTCCCACATGCCCAGCCAGTCTGAACTGGCTCCCTACATCTTTGAGACAGTGAAAGGTTGCCATCTGTTTGCTGCTGGGAGA ATAGACAATGGGCCTTGTATATGTGCTGCAATGCCAAACAAAATAACCATTCTGCGCTACAATGACAATCTCAACAAATACTGCATTCGTAAG GAAATTGAAACTCTGGAGCCGTGCAGCTGCATCCATCTGACCAGCTACAGCATCATCATCGGCACCAACAAGTTCTATGAGATCGAAATGAAGCAGTTTGTGCTCGAGG AATTCTTGGACAAGAACGACGTGTCACTGGCCTCTGCAGTGTTTGCAGTCTCGTCTCACAGTTTCCCCATTGCAATCATGCAGGTTGCCAGCAGCATGCAGAAGGAGGAGTaccttctgtgttttcatg AGTTTGGAGTGTTTGTGGACACGTACGGGCGAAGAAGCCGCACTGAGGAAATCAAGTGGAGCCGTCTGCCTCTGTCTTTCG CCTACAGAGAGCCCTACCTGTTTGTGACCTACTTCAACTCCCTGGATGTGATTGAGGTTCAGGGACACGCTGCTCTGGG TCCTACAGTGCTGGCCCACCTAGACATTCCAAACCCTCGGTACTTGGGCCCAGCCATCTCCTCTGGGGCTATTTACTTGGCCTCCTCCTACCAGAACAAACTGCGGGTCATCTGCTGCAAGGGAAGTCTGATCAGAGAGTCCGGAGAGCTGCAGAGGACCGGCTCCAGCCGAGG TAGTCCCAGTAAGAGAGGGCCGCCCACCTACACTGAGCACATCTCCAAGCGTTTGACCTCCGGCCCCGGCAGTCATGACGGTCTGCATCGGGAGCCCAGCACCCCACATCGTTACCGGGAGGGCCGCACAGAGTTCAGAAGAGACAAGTCTCCTGCCCGGCCTCTGGACAGAGAGAAGTCACCTGGCAGGGTGCTGGACAGCCGCAGGGAGAGGTCTCCTGGGAGATTTGGGGACAGCACCCGACTCCATGCTGGGTCTGTCCGAACACAGCTCGCCCCCGTTAACAAG GTGTGGGATCAGTCGTCAGTGTGA
- the LOC111567175 gene encoding citron Rho-interacting kinase isoform X3, which produces MSQVEQEISLVQRKMSDLESVLQQKDIELKASETQRTILEQDLATYITECSSLKRSLEQARMEVTQEDDKALQLLHDIREQSNKLQEIKEQEYHAQLEEMRVSIRQLEEDLSAARRRSDLYEAELKESRQASEELKRKAADYQHRVQKAKEQGKAEAEDTITKLEKANVEQQTKIQDLQEKLAKALKGSAEATDLLQTMKVAKERMERDLERLQNKEDSSDSLRRRLRETEDGRKTLENQVKRLEIVERRETKLKDEIQSKAQQIQQMADKILELEENLRETQATAQRLETHLKQKEKLYEDKIKVLEAQMKADMADKEMLESSQSKYEEEVREKCSIISEQKATINAMDSKMNSLEQRLAELSEANKLAANSSIYTQKNMKAQEEMISELRQQKFYLESQAGKLEAQNAKLEEHLEKMSQQEQSNKSRVMELETRLREIGLENEEQKLEIKRQVTELTLSLQERESQISNLQAARRALESQLQQAKTELEETTAEAEEEITVLRSHRDEIQRKFDALRDSCAVITDLEEQLTALTQENAELNRQNFYLSKQLDEASDEREDRLHLSQDVDRLRREVADREMHLNNQKQNLETLKTTCTMLEEQVLELETLNDELLEKERQWDAWRATLEDEKNLAERRTREIQRLLDTEKQNRLRAEQRSSESRQAVEQAVKEHKAEILALQQALKDQKLKAESLADTLNDLEKKHAMLEMNARSLQQKLESERDLKQRLLEEQEKLQQQMDAQKTHIFRLTQGLQDALDQTDLLKTERTDLEYQLENIQAVYSHEKVKMEGTITQQTKLIDFLQAQAHGGSKKKKGLFGRRREDLLAAMAAQAQAQGQSQSQGQVSPVPPIQPVPLQYSDMKAALDKERARCSELEDALQKMRAELRSLREEALQYKDHGSSTNPAIARQQIIMSAMVKSPEHQQGPTSLAPSNSGRRKDTPTPEERRRVTFEKYSRRLKDSQRDRERERERVAHHNTAHRFTVGLNMRAAKCTVCLDTVHFGRQAATCLECHALCHPKCSPCLPATCGMSSDCSLHLSEGLCRDKGSSPGQQLKEAGGHMHLEGWMKQPRNGKRGQGWERKYVVLDGTKVSIYEIEPREDSVKPLEEFDLCLSDGEVMVHGAVGASELPNTAKSDVPYVLKLESRCHTPCWPGQSIYFMAPSFPDKQRWVAVMESVVAGGRASREKAEADAAAVSKRQMVLSPLVQKLLGNSLLKLEGDDRLDINCTLPLTDQIVLVGSEEGLYALNVIKNSLTHIPGLGSVFQIHIIKEQEKLLMIVGDERALCLVEIKRVKQSLAQSHMPSQSELAPYIFETVKGCHLFAAGRIDNGPCICAAMPNKITILRYNDNLNKYCIRKEIETLEPCSCIHLTSYSIIIGTNKFYEIEMKQFVLEEFLDKNDVSLASAVFAVSSHSFPIAIMQVASSMQKEEYLLCFHEFGVFVDTYGRRSRTEEIKWSRLPLSFAYREPYLFVTYFNSLDVIEVQGHAALGPTVLAHLDIPNPRYLGPAISSGAIYLASSYQNKLRVICCKGSLIRESGELQRTGSSRGSPSKRGPPTYTEHISKRLTSGPGSHDGLHREPSTPHRYREGRTEFRRDKSPARPLDREKSPGRVLDSRRERSPGRFGDSTRLHAGSVRTQLAPVNKVWDQSSV; this is translated from the exons GAATATCATGCCCAGCTGGAGGAGATGCGAGTTTCCATTCGACAACTAGAGGAGGACTTGTCTGCTGCCCGTCGCCGTAGCGACTTATATGAGGCTGAGCTAAAAGAGTCTCGACAGGCCAGCGAGGAACTGAAGAGGAAGGCTGCAGACTACCAGCATAGGGTGCAGAAG GCAAAAGAGCAGGGCAAAGCAGAAGCAGAGGATACAATCACCAAATTGGAGAAG GCTAATGTTGAGCAGCAGACAAAAATCCAGGATCTTCAAGAGAAGCTTGCCAAG GCGTTAAAGGGCAGTGCAGAGGCTACAGACCTCCTTCAGACGATGAAAGTGGCCAAAGAGCGAATGGAACGAGACCTAGAGAGGCTTCAGAACAAGGAAGACTCCAGTGACAGCCTGCGCAGACGACTCCGTGAGACTGAG GATGGAAGGAAGACTCTTGAGAACCAGGTGAAAAGGTTGGAGATTGTGGAACGCCGGGAGACGAAACTGAAGGATGAGATCCAGAGCAAGGCCCAGCAGATTCAGCAGATGGCAGATAAGATTCTG gAGCTGGAGGAGAATCTGCGAGAGACCCAAGCTACTGCCCAGCGTTTAGAGACTCATCttaaacagaaggaaaaactCTATGAAGACAAGATAAAG GTGCTGGAGGCCCAGATGAAGGCGGACATGGCTGATAAGGAGATGTTGGAGTCCAGTCAGAGCAAATATGAAGAGGAGGTGCGGGAGAAGTGCAGCATCATCAGTGAACAGAAGGCG ACCATAAATGCTATGGACTCAAAGATGAACAGCCTGGAACAGAGACTTGCTGAGCTGTCAGAGGCCAATAAATTGGCAGCCAACAGCAGCATCTACACCCAGAAAAACAT GAAAGCCCAGGAGGAGATGATCTCAGAGCTTCGCCAGCAGAAGTTCTACCTGGAGTCTCAGGCTGGGAAGCTGGAGGCCCAGAATGCTAAACTGGAGGAGCATCTAGAGAAAATGAGTCAGCAAGAGCAAAGCAATAAGAGCCGCGTGATGGAGCTGGAAACTCGGCTCAGAGAG ATTGGGCTGGAGAATGAGGAACAAAAGCTGGAGATTAAACGTCAGGTGACAGAGCTGACTCTTTCACTGCAAGAACGTGAATCTCAGATCAGCAACCTGCAGGCAGCTCGCCGTGCTCTGGAGAGCCAACTGCAGCAGGCCAAGACTGAGCTGGAAGAGACCACTGCAGAGGCTGAGGAGGAGATCACTGTGCTCaga TCACACAGAGATGAGATACAACGTAAATTTGATGCCTTGAGAGACAGCTGTGCG GTGATCACAGACCTAGAAGAGCAGCTGACTGCACTGACTCAGGAGAATGCAGAGCTGAACCGCCAGAACTTCTACTTGTCCAAGCAGCTGGATGAGGCCTCTGATGAGAGAGAAGATCGACTGCACCTCAGCCAGGATGTGGATAGGCTTCGTCGGGAGGTGGCTGACCGTGAAATGCACCTTAACAACCAGAAACAG AACCTTGAGACACTGAAGACCACATGCACAATGCTGGAGGAACAAGTTCTGGAGCTGGAGACCCTAAATGATGAACTTTTGGAGAAGGAGAGACAGTGGGATGCCTGGAGGGCAACACTGGAGGACGAAAAGAACCTGGCAGAGAGGAGGACCAGGGAGATCCAGAGACTGCTGGACACTGAGAAACAGAACAG GCTTCGTGCAGAGCAGCGTAGCTCTGAGTCTCGCCAGGCGGTGGAACAGGCGGTTAAGGAGCACAAAGCTGAGATCCTGGCCCTGCAGCAGGCCCTAAAAGACCAGAAACTTAAAGCTGAGAGCCTTGCAGACACT TTGAATGACCTGGAGAAGAAGCATGCCATGTTGGAGATGAATGCCCGCAGTTTGCAGCAAAAACTGGAGAGTGAGAGGGACCTGAAGCAGAGACTGCTGGAAGAG CaagagaagctgcagcagcagatggatgCCCAGAAGACACATATATTCCGTCTGACCCAGGGGCTGCAGGACGCTTTGGACCAGACTGACCTTCTGAAAACTGAGAGGACTGATCTGGAATATCAGCTGGAGAACATCCAG GCTGTATACTCTCATGAGAAGGTGAAAATGGAGGGGACCATCACCCAGCAGACCAAGCTCATAGATTTCCTCCAGGCCCAGGCCCATGGTGGCTCCAAGAAGAAAAAG GGTCTATTTGGACGCCGGCGTGAGGACCTGTTGGCTGCCATGGCTGCTCAGGCCCAGGCTCAGGGTCAGAGTCAGAGTCAAGGCCAGGTTTCCCCTGTGCCTCCCATCCAGCCAGTGCCTCTGCAGTACAGCGACATGAAGGCTGCTCTGGACAAGGAGCGTGCTCGTTGCTCTGAGTTGGAAGATGCTCTGCAGAAAATGAGAGCAGAGCTGCGGTCTCTGAGAGAAGAAG CTCTCCAGTATAAGGATCATGGAAGTTCTACAAATCCAGCCATAGCACGGCAGCAGATAATTATGTCTGCCATGGTGAAGTCTCCTGAACACCAGCAGGGCCCAACCAGCCTGGCACCCTCCAACTCTGGACGCAGGAAGGATACTCCAACACCTGAGG AGAGAAGGAGGGTCACTTTTGAAA AGTACAGCCGTCGTCTGAAGGAcagtcagagagacagagagagggagagagagagggtggcGCACCACAACACCGCTCACCGCTTCACAGTGGGACTCAACATGAGAGCTGCCAAGTGTACTGTGTGCCTGGATACTGTGCACTTTGGTCGCCAAGCAGCTACCTGTCTCG AATGTCACGCTTTGTGCCACCCAAAATGCTCCCCCTGCCTTCCAGCCACATGCGGCATGTCCAGTGATTGCTCTCTGCATCTGTCGGAGGGCCTGTGTCGAGACAAAGGCAGCTCTCCGGGCCAACAGCTCAAAGAGGCCGGTGGACACATGCACCTGGAGGGCTGGATGAAGCAGCCCAG GAATGGGAAACGAGGCCAGGGCTGGGAGAGAAAATATGTAGTTCTGGATGGGACTAAAGTGTCCATCTATGAAATAGAGCCCAGAGAAG ACTCAGTGAAACCACTAGAGGAGTTTGACCTGTGTCTGTCAGATGGAGAAGTGATGGTTCATGGAGCAGTAGGAGCATCTGAGCTGCCGAACACTGCCAAGTCAG ATGTCCCTTACGTCCTGAAGCTGGAGTCCCGTTGTCACACCCCCTGCTGGCCTGGCCAGTCTATTTACTTCATGGCTCCCAGTTTCCCAGACAAACAGCGCTGGGTAGCTGTGATGGAGTCTGTGGTGGCTGGAGGTCGAGCCTCACGGGAGAAGGCAGAGGCTGACGCA GCTGCTGTGTCCAAAAGACAAATGGTTCTGTCTCCTCTGGTCCAG AAGTTGCTGGGAAACTCTCTCCTGAAGCTGGAGGGAGACGATAGACTGGATATTAATTGCACTCTTCCTCTCACAGATCAG ATTGTTCTGGTGGGCTCTGAAGAGGGACTGTACGCACTCAATGTTATCAAGAACTCTCTGACTCACATCCCTGGCCTCGGGTCAGTCTTTCAGATCCACATCATTAAAGAGCAGGAGAAACTGTTGATGATTGTTG GGGATGAGAGAGCATTGTGTCTGGTGGAGATTAAGAGGGTGAAGCAGTCTCTGGCTCAGTCCCACATGCCCAGCCAGTCTGAACTGGCTCCCTACATCTTTGAGACAGTGAAAGGTTGCCATCTGTTTGCTGCTGGGAGA ATAGACAATGGGCCTTGTATATGTGCTGCAATGCCAAACAAAATAACCATTCTGCGCTACAATGACAATCTCAACAAATACTGCATTCGTAAG GAAATTGAAACTCTGGAGCCGTGCAGCTGCATCCATCTGACCAGCTACAGCATCATCATCGGCACCAACAAGTTCTATGAGATCGAAATGAAGCAGTTTGTGCTCGAGG AATTCTTGGACAAGAACGACGTGTCACTGGCCTCTGCAGTGTTTGCAGTCTCGTCTCACAGTTTCCCCATTGCAATCATGCAGGTTGCCAGCAGCATGCAGAAGGAGGAGTaccttctgtgttttcatg AGTTTGGAGTGTTTGTGGACACGTACGGGCGAAGAAGCCGCACTGAGGAAATCAAGTGGAGCCGTCTGCCTCTGTCTTTCG CCTACAGAGAGCCCTACCTGTTTGTGACCTACTTCAACTCCCTGGATGTGATTGAGGTTCAGGGACACGCTGCTCTGGG TCCTACAGTGCTGGCCCACCTAGACATTCCAAACCCTCGGTACTTGGGCCCAGCCATCTCCTCTGGGGCTATTTACTTGGCCTCCTCCTACCAGAACAAACTGCGGGTCATCTGCTGCAAGGGAAGTCTGATCAGAGAGTCCGGAGAGCTGCAGAGGACCGGCTCCAGCCGAGG TAGTCCCAGTAAGAGAGGGCCGCCCACCTACACTGAGCACATCTCCAAGCGTTTGACCTCCGGCCCCGGCAGTCATGACGGTCTGCATCGGGAGCCCAGCACCCCACATCGTTACCGGGAGGGCCGCACAGAGTTCAGAAGAGACAAGTCTCCTGCCCGGCCTCTGGACAGAGAGAAGTCACCTGGCAGGGTGCTGGACAGCCGCAGGGAGAGGTCTCCTGGGAGATTTGGGGACAGCACCCGACTCCATGCTGGGTCTGTCCGAACACAGCTCGCCCCCGTTAACAAG GTGTGGGATCAGTCGTCAGTGTGA